A single window of Intrasporangium calvum DSM 43043 DNA harbors:
- a CDS encoding MFS transporter, translating into MVDGSETREGATARRSHLVDISPLRASLPFARLWAGNTLAGIGAQVTATAVALHIYDLTASTFMVSLVAWFALGPVIASGLYGGAVADRFDRRSVALIASVVAWASTVSLAAIAWAGVTTVWAFYVITTVNAVAATIASATRQAITPRLLPLHLLPQAAALTGISMGLMVTAGPGLAGVLVARVGYAWTYTVDVLLFVAGLFGLWTLPRIRPELDEDGAPPASGLRAVVEGLAHLRTAPNVRMSFVVDIIAMTFGHPMVLFPAVGAVVIGGGPVTAGLLLAAFAAGGILSSLGSGRVTGARWQGRAIRNAIIVYGVAILGFGMVLAVVMVGGHAVSSRDFGDADRTALVAAVVCLAVAGGADNVSSIFRQSILQAAVPDRLRGRMQGIFTVVVTGGPRLGQMLAGSLATLTVTWVPPVVGGALVVGLVVLAVARVPSFRDYDALDPRP; encoded by the coding sequence GTGGTGGACGGCAGCGAGACGCGCGAGGGGGCCACCGCGCGCCGGTCGCACCTCGTCGACATCTCGCCGCTTCGGGCGAGCCTGCCGTTCGCGCGGCTGTGGGCCGGCAACACGCTCGCGGGCATCGGGGCGCAGGTCACGGCCACCGCAGTCGCCCTGCACATCTACGACCTCACGGCTTCGACCTTCATGGTCTCCCTCGTCGCCTGGTTCGCCCTCGGGCCGGTCATTGCCTCCGGGTTGTACGGCGGCGCCGTCGCGGACCGCTTCGACCGACGGTCCGTCGCGCTCATCGCGTCGGTGGTGGCCTGGGCGTCGACCGTCTCGCTGGCCGCCATCGCGTGGGCGGGGGTCACGACGGTCTGGGCCTTCTACGTCATCACCACGGTCAACGCCGTCGCAGCCACCATCGCGTCGGCGACGCGACAGGCCATCACGCCCCGGCTGCTGCCGCTGCACCTGCTGCCCCAGGCCGCCGCGCTGACGGGTATCTCGATGGGCCTCATGGTGACGGCCGGCCCCGGGCTCGCCGGCGTGCTCGTGGCCCGGGTCGGCTACGCGTGGACCTACACCGTCGACGTCCTGCTCTTCGTCGCGGGGCTGTTCGGCCTCTGGACGCTGCCGCGGATCCGGCCAGAGCTCGACGAGGACGGGGCACCACCGGCGAGCGGGCTGCGCGCGGTCGTGGAGGGTCTCGCGCACCTGCGCACGGCGCCGAACGTCCGGATGAGCTTCGTCGTCGACATCATCGCGATGACGTTCGGGCATCCGATGGTCCTCTTCCCCGCCGTCGGTGCCGTGGTCATCGGCGGGGGCCCGGTCACCGCCGGGCTGCTCCTCGCGGCGTTCGCTGCCGGGGGCATCCTCTCGAGCCTCGGGTCCGGGCGCGTCACCGGCGCCCGGTGGCAGGGGCGGGCCATCCGCAACGCGATCATCGTCTACGGCGTCGCGATCCTCGGCTTCGGGATGGTCCTCGCCGTCGTCATGGTGGGCGGTCATGCGGTGAGCAGCCGCGACTTCGGGGATGCCGACCGCACCGCCCTCGTGGCCGCGGTGGTCTGCCTGGCCGTGGCCGGAGGAGCCGACAACGTCAGCTCGATCTTCCGCCAGTCGATCCTGCAGGCTGCGGTCCCGGACCGGCTCCGCGGCCGGATGCAGGGCATCTTCACCGTCGTCGTCACCGGCGGCCCGCGCCTCGGGCAGATGCTCGCCGGGTCCCTGGCCACGCTCACCGTGACCTGGGTGCCACCGGTCGTCGGTGGGGCGCTCGTGGTCGGGCTCGTCGTGCTCGCCGTGGCGAGAGTGCCGAGCTTCCGGGACTACGACGCGCTCGACCCCCGGCCCTAG
- a CDS encoding M56 family metallopeptidase yields the protein MVIAALLTLTIALAWPVPRLMAGMTTFRRAPRAALVVWQSTTMGAVLAALFAAPAALPYVIGPTAALADNATQIAVAVAVSGLIAGRLIVSGHRVGTRLRAHRRRHRRLVDLLAVPVGADGSHAAHMRVIEHPTPTAYCVPGMRRRVVLTQGTLDSLPEDQLVAVLAHERAHLRARHDLILEFFTVIHEAVPSWFRCEMAMHEVKLLIEVLADRAAVRATGVVSTARAIVGMATGAVKPEGMLAMGESPSAARLRLELLQPGPVAGLPAGVAATVMYLFATSVVIMPVALLVVAWATA from the coding sequence ATGGTCATTGCGGCCCTGCTCACCCTGACGATCGCCCTCGCGTGGCCGGTGCCGCGTCTCATGGCTGGCATGACGACGTTCCGACGCGCCCCGCGGGCCGCCCTCGTCGTCTGGCAGTCGACCACGATGGGGGCCGTGCTGGCCGCCCTCTTTGCCGCACCCGCCGCGCTGCCCTACGTCATCGGGCCGACCGCCGCACTCGCTGACAACGCCACCCAGATCGCGGTCGCCGTCGCCGTGAGCGGTCTCATCGCGGGCCGGCTCATCGTCTCCGGCCACCGGGTCGGCACCCGGTTGCGCGCCCATCGCCGGCGCCACCGGAGGCTCGTCGACCTCCTCGCCGTGCCGGTCGGGGCGGACGGGTCCCACGCCGCGCACATGCGCGTCATCGAGCACCCGACCCCGACCGCCTACTGCGTGCCGGGGATGCGCCGCCGCGTCGTGCTGACGCAAGGCACCCTCGACTCGCTCCCCGAGGACCAGCTCGTCGCCGTCCTCGCCCATGAGCGGGCGCACCTGCGGGCCCGGCACGACCTCATCCTCGAGTTCTTCACGGTCATCCACGAGGCCGTGCCCAGCTGGTTCCGGTGCGAGATGGCCATGCATGAGGTCAAGCTGCTCATCGAGGTGCTGGCCGACCGCGCGGCCGTGCGAGCCACCGGCGTCGTGTCCACGGCCCGCGCCATCGTCGGGATGGCCACCGGGGCCGTCAAGCCCGAGGGGATGCTCGCGATGGGCGAGTCCCCGTCGGCAGCCCGGCTGCGACTCGAGCTGCTCCAGCCCGGACCCGTCGCGGGGCTGCCCGCCGGGGTCGCGGCGACGGTGATGTACCTCTTCGCCACGTCGGTCGTGATCATGCCGGTCGCCCTGCTCGTCGTCGCGTGGGCCACCGCCTGA
- the galE gene encoding UDP-glucose 4-epimerase GalE, whose product MRVLVSGGAGYIGSHMVVQLVAAGHDVVIVDNFANSKPTVVARLEAITGAHLPVHAFDLVDQEKTEHLFTQEPIDAVIHFAGLKAVGESVEKPLEYYENNLGTTFSLIRAMRRHQVRTLVFSSSATVYGSNEPPFTEDMPTAAANPYGWTKVMIEQVLRDVARADPSWRIALLRYFNPVGAHESGTIGEDPQGIPNNLMPFVAQVAVGRRERLHVFGSDYATPDGTALRDYIHVEDLAAGHLAALDQLARTAAPVSTWNLGTGVGTSVLEVIQAFERASGRQIPYEVVGRRAGDLPAAFADPTRAQRELGWRAQKDIDDMCVDTWRWQSQNPEGYPEA is encoded by the coding sequence ATGCGTGTACTCGTCTCCGGCGGCGCCGGCTACATCGGCTCCCACATGGTCGTCCAGCTCGTCGCCGCAGGTCACGACGTCGTCATCGTCGACAACTTCGCCAACAGCAAGCCGACCGTGGTGGCCCGGCTCGAGGCAATCACGGGCGCCCACCTGCCCGTGCACGCGTTCGATCTCGTGGACCAGGAGAAGACCGAGCACCTCTTCACGCAGGAGCCGATCGACGCCGTGATCCACTTCGCCGGGCTCAAGGCCGTCGGCGAGAGCGTCGAGAAGCCGCTCGAGTACTACGAGAACAACCTCGGCACCACCTTCTCGTTGATCCGGGCGATGCGCCGCCACCAGGTCCGCACGCTCGTCTTCAGCTCCTCCGCCACCGTCTACGGCAGCAACGAACCCCCCTTCACGGAGGACATGCCGACCGCGGCCGCGAACCCGTACGGCTGGACCAAGGTCATGATCGAGCAGGTCCTGCGCGACGTGGCCCGGGCCGACCCGTCGTGGCGGATCGCCCTGCTGCGCTACTTCAACCCGGTGGGCGCGCACGAGTCGGGGACCATCGGCGAGGACCCACAGGGCATCCCGAACAACCTCATGCCCTTCGTCGCGCAGGTGGCGGTCGGGCGACGCGAGCGGCTCCACGTCTTCGGCAGCGACTACGCCACCCCGGACGGCACGGCCCTGCGCGACTACATCCACGTCGAGGACCTCGCCGCCGGCCATCTCGCGGCTCTGGACCAGCTGGCGAGGACGGCCGCCCCGGTGTCGACGTGGAACCTCGGCACGGGCGTCGGTACGAGCGTCCTCGAGGTCATCCAGGCGTTCGAGCGTGCCAGCGGCCGGCAGATCCCCTACGAGGTCGTCGGTCGGCGAGCCGGGGACCTGCCTGCGGCGTTCGCGGATCCCACCCGGGCCCAGCGCGAGCTGGGCTGGCGGGCGCAGAAGGACATCGACGACATGTGCGTCGACACCTGGCGGTGGCAGAGCCAGAACCCGGAGGGCTACCCCGAGGCCTGA
- the cydB gene encoding cytochrome d ubiquinol oxidase subunit II, protein MDLATFWFIVLGVLWTGYFVLEGFDFGVGILLPVLGRTKGAVGAAAVDAEKRRRVLLNTIGPVWDGNEVWVLTAGGATFAAFPHWYATLFSGFYLPLLLILVALILRNLGFEYRHKRGGAEWKSRWDLAIFWGSLVPAFLWGVALTNIVRGVPIDADMEYTGNLFTLLGLVPILGGLTFVALFVTHGAIFVALKTDGPIRSDSRRIAERMGLVTVVLAVALLLLLGISDGTAASWATTIVAAVALLGALQANRAGREGWAFLGTAVTIALAVATYFLMLFPNVMPSSTNPAWNLTVDNASSSDYTLKVMTVVALIFTPLVLVYQAWTYWIFRKRLTVGHIPEDVLPDRPDQPLQRVG, encoded by the coding sequence ATGGATCTCGCCACCTTCTGGTTCATCGTCCTCGGCGTCCTCTGGACCGGGTACTTCGTCCTCGAGGGCTTCGACTTCGGCGTCGGCATCCTCCTGCCGGTCCTCGGCCGGACGAAGGGAGCCGTCGGCGCGGCCGCCGTCGACGCCGAGAAGCGCCGCCGCGTCCTGCTCAACACCATCGGCCCTGTCTGGGACGGCAACGAGGTCTGGGTCCTCACCGCCGGTGGCGCGACGTTCGCGGCCTTCCCGCACTGGTACGCCACGCTCTTCAGCGGCTTCTACCTGCCCCTGCTCCTCATCCTCGTCGCGCTGATCCTCCGCAACCTCGGTTTCGAGTACCGCCACAAGCGCGGCGGCGCGGAGTGGAAGTCGCGCTGGGACCTCGCGATCTTCTGGGGTTCCCTCGTCCCTGCCTTCCTCTGGGGCGTCGCCCTGACGAACATCGTCCGCGGGGTGCCGATCGACGCCGACATGGAGTACACCGGCAACCTCTTCACGCTCCTCGGCCTGGTCCCGATCCTCGGGGGCCTCACCTTCGTCGCGCTCTTCGTCACGCACGGGGCGATCTTCGTGGCGCTCAAGACCGACGGCCCCATCCGCTCTGACTCCCGGCGCATCGCTGAGCGGATGGGGCTCGTCACTGTCGTCCTCGCCGTCGCCCTCCTGCTCCTCCTCGGGATCAGCGACGGCACGGCGGCCTCGTGGGCGACGACCATCGTCGCCGCGGTCGCGCTCCTCGGCGCGCTCCAGGCGAACCGGGCAGGGCGGGAGGGCTGGGCCTTCCTCGGCACGGCGGTCACCATCGCCCTGGCCGTCGCGACCTACTTCCTCATGCTCTTCCCCAACGTCATGCCGTCGTCGACGAACCCGGCGTGGAACCTCACGGTGGACAACGCCTCGAGCTCCGACTACACGCTCAAGGTGATGACCGTCGTCGCGCTCATCTTCACGCCGCTCGTGCTCGTCTACCAGGCGTGGACGTACTGGATCTTCCGCAAGCGCCTCACCGTCGGCCACATTCCTGAGGACGTCCTGCCAGACCGGCCCGACCAGCCCCTGCAGCGGGTCGGGTGA
- the cydC gene encoding thiol reductant ABC exporter subunit CydC, which produces MTGPVRPGSAPEHRGRIALAGLLGGIATASGVALTATSGWLIARAAERPLILTLMTAIVAVRTFGIARPVFRYWERLVSHDASLATLAARRSAAYEALLPLTPARLGRRRRADVLTAVVHDITDEVEAQVRVTVPVVSSAVAGALAIGFTTVIAPPVGLVVALVCVAVALVSVLAHRTEARTLGALVAARAEVVRVSELVTTQADQLRAIGAWGTATRWLDEAHDDVARATRTAVRGRALAAGTFLLVVATATIATAAVATGLELSNPVKALLVLTPVALADAIAPLADAMRARAQAGAAAARTDALLTQDPAVHDAGRAGPDGADTGPEPFGGLRLEAVTASWGGSGGSAVPGDEQADGPVLGPFDLDLSPGETVAVVGPNGSGKSTLLAVLARHLDPRAGRYETAADGRLRDVLTEPLDRARARVAVVDDEPHVFATSVRNNLTLARPGATDEDVLRALDRAGLGRLVPSLPDGLDTVLGAGGRGLSGGERARLAIARAHLSRRPVIVLDEPVAHLDPPTARSVLTDLLAQRRDTGDGGHPAVVLVTHRPEGLHLVDRVFTVTHPHR; this is translated from the coding sequence GTGACGGGGCCGGTCCGCCCCGGCTCGGCCCCCGAGCACCGCGGCCGCATCGCGCTCGCGGGGCTGCTCGGCGGGATCGCGACGGCCTCAGGCGTGGCCCTGACCGCCACGTCGGGGTGGCTCATCGCCAGGGCGGCCGAGCGGCCCCTCATCCTCACCCTGATGACGGCCATCGTCGCCGTGCGCACCTTCGGCATCGCCCGGCCCGTGTTCCGCTACTGGGAGCGCCTCGTCAGCCACGACGCGTCCCTCGCGACGCTCGCCGCCCGGAGGTCAGCGGCATACGAGGCACTCCTCCCGCTCACCCCGGCCCGGCTGGGGCGGCGTCGCCGCGCGGACGTGCTCACCGCCGTCGTCCACGACATCACCGACGAGGTCGAGGCGCAGGTCCGGGTCACCGTGCCCGTCGTCTCCAGCGCGGTCGCCGGCGCCCTCGCGATCGGCTTCACCACGGTCATCGCGCCGCCCGTCGGCCTCGTCGTGGCCCTGGTCTGCGTCGCCGTCGCGCTGGTCAGCGTGCTGGCGCACCGGACCGAGGCGCGCACGCTGGGAGCCCTCGTGGCCGCCCGCGCCGAGGTGGTCAGGGTCAGCGAGCTCGTGACAACCCAGGCCGACCAGCTGCGGGCGATCGGGGCCTGGGGGACGGCCACCCGCTGGCTCGACGAGGCGCACGACGACGTCGCACGCGCCACCCGGACGGCCGTTCGCGGCCGAGCGCTCGCCGCCGGCACCTTCCTCCTCGTCGTCGCGACCGCGACCATCGCCACCGCCGCCGTTGCCACCGGGCTCGAGCTGTCGAACCCGGTCAAGGCGCTGCTCGTCCTCACGCCCGTCGCCCTGGCCGACGCCATCGCCCCGCTCGCCGACGCGATGCGGGCCCGGGCGCAGGCCGGCGCCGCCGCAGCACGCACCGACGCGCTCCTCACCCAGGACCCCGCCGTCCACGACGCCGGACGGGCTGGGCCCGACGGCGCCGACACCGGACCGGAGCCGTTCGGCGGCCTGCGCCTCGAGGCCGTCACGGCGAGCTGGGGAGGGTCGGGCGGGTCGGCCGTGCCGGGCGACGAGCAGGCTGACGGGCCGGTACTGGGCCCGTTCGACCTCGACCTGTCGCCCGGCGAGACCGTTGCGGTCGTCGGGCCGAACGGCAGCGGGAAGTCCACCCTGCTCGCCGTCCTGGCCCGGCACCTCGACCCCCGTGCCGGACGGTACGAGACTGCGGCGGACGGGCGGCTCCGCGACGTCCTCACCGAGCCGCTCGACCGGGCCCGCGCGCGGGTCGCCGTCGTCGACGACGAGCCGCACGTCTTCGCGACCTCGGTGCGCAACAACCTCACGCTCGCCCGCCCCGGCGCGACTGACGAGGACGTGCTCCGGGCCCTGGACCGTGCCGGCCTCGGCCGACTCGTTCCGAGCCTTCCGGACGGACTCGACACCGTCCTCGGGGCGGGCGGCCGTGGACTGTCCGGCGGTGAGCGAGCCCGTCTCGCCATCGCCCGGGCTCACCTGAGCCGTCGGCCCGTGATCGTCCTCGACGAGCCGGTCGCCCACCTCGACCCCCCGACCGCCCGCAGTGTGCTCACGGACCTGCTCGCACAGCGGCGCGACACCGGCGACGGCGGACACCCCGCTGTCGTTCTGGTCACACACCGGCCTGAGGGGCTTCACCTCGTGGACCGCGTTTTCACTGTCACCCATCCGCACAGGTAG
- a CDS encoding BlaI/MecI/CopY family transcriptional regulator, which produces MASNPPTRLGDLERAVMEHLWVSTEAHPEGLTVRDVHDAIGVTRGLAYTTLMTVLDRMAKKQLVTRERDGRAWRYLPASSRDELTSEALHHTLGELAGSQRRSALLRFLDQSTPEELDELRAALADLEQREGTHQTG; this is translated from the coding sequence ATGGCCAGCAACCCACCCACCCGACTCGGTGACCTCGAGCGTGCCGTCATGGAGCACCTCTGGGTCTCGACCGAGGCGCACCCCGAGGGTCTGACGGTGCGCGATGTCCATGACGCGATCGGCGTCACGCGGGGCCTCGCCTACACCACGCTGATGACCGTCCTCGACCGCATGGCCAAGAAGCAGCTCGTCACCAGAGAGCGAGACGGCCGCGCCTGGCGCTACCTGCCCGCCTCCTCCCGCGACGAGCTGACGTCCGAGGCGCTCCACCACACCCTGGGTGAGCTCGCCGGATCCCAACGTCGCAGCGCGCTGCTCCGCTTCCTCGACCAGTCCACCCCCGAGGAGCTCGACGAGCTCCGTGCGGCGCTGGCTGACCTCGAGCAGCGTGAGGGCACGCACCAGACCGGCTAG
- a CDS encoding cytochrome ubiquinol oxidase subunit I: MDATDLARWQFAITTVYHFLFVPITIGLSAVVAYFHTRWVRTHRPEWLRLAKFYGKLFTINFALGLVTGIVQEFQFGMNWSDYSRFVGDIFGAPLAVEALLAFFLESTFLGLWIFGWGRIPERLHAATMWIVHIGTLLSAYFILAANSFMQNPVGYRYNPDTGRAELTDFFALLTNKVQLVTFPHVILAAYMVGGAVVMGVALHLMRREALPAEGVDPADRLASGDASLYRTAVRIGAVVTLVAGLGVAVTGDIQGKIMTEVQPMKMAAAEGLYESVPEGQGAPFSVLTLGTLDGQHANPIIEVPGLLSFLATGDVNGAVAGILDLKNEYAKTYGETGNPLVADPATDYVPNIPTTYWTFRLMIGVGMAAAAIALAVLWLTRKGRTPTQRWLFWAAVAAPLLPVLGNSFGWIFTEVGRQPWLVFGLMTTASGVSPSVSAGEVIASMVGFTLLYGALAVVEIKLFLHYVRRGADPFEQPQQPSERDEDAPLVFAY; this comes from the coding sequence ATGGATGCCACCGACCTTGCGAGATGGCAGTTCGCCATCACGACCGTGTACCACTTCCTGTTCGTGCCGATCACGATCGGGCTGTCCGCCGTCGTCGCCTACTTCCACACGCGGTGGGTGCGCACCCACCGCCCGGAGTGGCTGCGGCTGGCCAAGTTCTACGGCAAGCTCTTCACGATCAACTTCGCCCTCGGGCTCGTCACCGGCATCGTCCAGGAGTTCCAGTTCGGGATGAACTGGTCCGACTACTCCCGCTTCGTCGGAGACATCTTCGGCGCACCGCTCGCGGTCGAGGCGCTCCTCGCCTTCTTCCTCGAGTCCACCTTCCTCGGCCTGTGGATCTTCGGCTGGGGCCGGATCCCCGAGCGGCTCCACGCCGCGACGATGTGGATCGTCCACATCGGCACCCTGCTGTCGGCCTACTTCATCCTCGCCGCCAACTCGTTCATGCAGAACCCGGTCGGCTACCGGTACAACCCCGACACCGGGCGCGCCGAGCTCACCGACTTCTTCGCGCTGCTGACCAACAAGGTGCAGCTCGTCACCTTCCCGCACGTCATCCTCGCCGCCTACATGGTCGGCGGCGCCGTCGTCATGGGCGTCGCACTCCACCTCATGCGTCGCGAGGCCCTGCCCGCCGAGGGCGTCGACCCGGCCGACCGGCTCGCCTCCGGGGACGCCTCGCTCTACCGCACGGCGGTCCGCATCGGCGCCGTCGTCACCCTCGTCGCGGGGCTCGGCGTCGCGGTGACCGGTGACATCCAGGGCAAGATCATGACCGAGGTCCAGCCGATGAAGATGGCCGCCGCCGAGGGCCTCTACGAGTCGGTGCCCGAAGGCCAGGGCGCGCCGTTCTCCGTCCTCACGCTCGGCACCCTCGACGGACAGCACGCCAACCCGATCATCGAGGTCCCCGGCCTGCTCAGCTTCCTCGCCACCGGTGACGTCAACGGTGCGGTCGCGGGCATCCTCGACCTCAAGAACGAGTACGCCAAGACCTACGGCGAGACCGGCAACCCGCTCGTCGCGGACCCGGCCACCGACTACGTCCCGAACATCCCGACCACCTACTGGACGTTCCGTCTCATGATCGGCGTCGGGATGGCGGCAGCCGCGATCGCCCTTGCCGTGCTCTGGCTGACGCGGAAGGGGCGCACCCCCACGCAGCGCTGGCTCTTCTGGGCCGCCGTCGCCGCGCCGCTGCTGCCCGTCCTCGGCAACTCGTTCGGCTGGATCTTCACCGAGGTGGGCCGGCAGCCCTGGCTCGTCTTCGGGCTGATGACCACCGCCAGCGGCGTCTCCCCCTCCGTCTCCGCCGGCGAGGTCATCGCCTCGATGGTCGGCTTCACGCTCCTCTACGGGGCGCTCGCCGTCGTCGAGATCAAGCTCTTCCTGCACTACGTCCGGCGTGGCGCCGACCCGTTCGAGCAGCCGCAGCAACCGAGTGAGCGGGACGAGGACGCACCCCTCGTCTTCGCTTACTGA
- the cydD gene encoding thiol reductant ABC exporter subunit CydD, with protein sequence MRPFDPRLLHVVPAARRPVAALAAIGIATGVTTIATAFALTGVVVAVVDDRPVAAPATWLGILFAIRAVLAWATEVVAAWAGVSVSTALRSALVRRWGAGPAAAGSAPVDQATALSLATSGASAVEPYAARYLPTLVTAAVVPVVAVLALAVVDWPSALIVVLTVPLLPLFAALIGRATEDSTQRRWAALASLSGHFLDVVRGLPTLVGYGRGRRQVEVVREVSERHRRATMETLRIAFLSSAALELLATISVALVAVTVGLRLSYGSMDLTPALAAILLAPEAYWPIRRVGQEFHAAADGATALDDILGALADPPSPSPTGAPFARVDLRDVSYTYAAGLAPVIRDLDLVVGSGLYAITGPSGVGKTTLLDLIAGLKAASSGSLTAPPSHYVTQRPFLAAGSIRANLTLADDAERNARSDDALWQALRTVGLDGVVAGLPEGLSTRLGDDGFGLSAGQRQRLALARAWLAPEPLLLLDEPTAHLDPEVADTVNALIVELAERRIVVVVTHRPELVAVADEHLHLLPLPEPDGPRDDLAIPGLTPGVRPEVAR encoded by the coding sequence ATGAGGCCGTTCGACCCGCGCCTCCTCCACGTCGTCCCGGCGGCGCGGAGGCCGGTGGCCGCCCTGGCGGCGATCGGGATCGCGACCGGAGTCACCACGATCGCCACGGCGTTCGCCCTCACGGGCGTCGTCGTGGCGGTTGTCGATGACCGTCCGGTTGCCGCTCCCGCCACCTGGCTCGGCATCCTCTTCGCCATCCGGGCGGTGCTCGCCTGGGCGACCGAGGTCGTCGCCGCCTGGGCGGGCGTCAGCGTGTCGACCGCCCTGCGCTCCGCCCTGGTCCGACGCTGGGGCGCGGGTCCGGCTGCGGCCGGCAGCGCCCCCGTCGACCAGGCGACCGCGCTCTCCCTCGCCACCTCGGGAGCGAGTGCGGTCGAGCCGTACGCGGCTCGCTACCTCCCGACCCTCGTCACGGCGGCCGTCGTGCCGGTCGTCGCGGTCCTGGCGCTCGCCGTCGTCGACTGGCCGAGCGCGCTCATCGTCGTCCTCACGGTCCCGCTCCTGCCGCTGTTCGCGGCCCTCATCGGCCGCGCGACGGAGGACTCGACGCAGCGCCGCTGGGCAGCCCTGGCGAGCCTGTCCGGGCACTTCCTCGACGTCGTCCGGGGTCTGCCGACGCTCGTCGGCTACGGGCGGGGGCGGCGCCAGGTCGAGGTCGTCCGTGAGGTCAGCGAACGCCACCGCCGGGCGACGATGGAGACGCTCCGTATCGCGTTCCTCAGCTCGGCCGCGCTCGAGCTCCTGGCGACGATCAGTGTCGCCCTCGTCGCCGTGACGGTGGGCCTGCGCCTGTCGTATGGCTCGATGGACCTCACCCCGGCCCTCGCCGCGATCCTCCTGGCCCCCGAGGCGTACTGGCCGATCCGCCGGGTCGGGCAGGAGTTCCACGCCGCCGCCGACGGCGCGACCGCGCTCGACGACATCCTGGGCGCCCTCGCTGACCCGCCCTCCCCGTCCCCGACCGGCGCCCCGTTCGCCCGGGTCGACCTCAGGGACGTCAGCTACACGTATGCCGCTGGGCTGGCTCCCGTGATCCGTGACCTCGACCTCGTGGTCGGGTCGGGCCTCTACGCCATCACCGGCCCCTCGGGAGTGGGCAAGACGACGCTCCTCGACCTCATCGCGGGTCTCAAGGCCGCCTCGTCCGGTTCGCTGACGGCGCCACCGTCGCACTACGTCACTCAACGACCGTTCCTCGCCGCGGGCTCCATTCGCGCCAACCTCACCCTCGCGGACGACGCCGAGCGCAACGCCCGGTCCGACGACGCCCTCTGGCAGGCGCTCCGGACCGTGGGCCTCGACGGTGTCGTCGCCGGGCTTCCCGAGGGGCTGTCGACGAGGCTCGGGGACGACGGCTTCGGCCTCTCCGCCGGTCAGCGGCAACGACTCGCGCTGGCCCGCGCCTGGCTCGCCCCCGAGCCGCTGCTGCTGCTCGACGAGCCCACCGCCCACCTCGACCCCGAGGTCGCCGACACCGTCAACGCGCTCATCGTCGAGCTCGCCGAGCGCCGCATCGTCGTCGTCGTCACGCACCGCCCCGAGCTCGTCGCCGTGGCGGACGAGCACCTCCACCTGCTCCCGCTGCCCGAGCCGGATGGACCGCGCGACGACCTGGCCATCCCCGGGCTCACCCCCGGCGTCCGGCCGGAGGTGGCCCGGTGA